aggagatgggaggccTGCTGTTCAAGGGTTACGGGGAGTACCACATCAGGAAGGAAGGCAACGAGTGGGTGTGGGTCAACGTAGTCAAGAACAAGACGCTGGCCAAACTTGACGCTAACGCTCCAATGGGCATGCCAATGGGACGCCGAGTTTGGCACCTGGAAACTAAAGTGTGTGACCAGATGGACGGACCGCGAACACTGGCACTCACCCCATGTGAGGATGGAAGCTACACTTGCAATGATGCCACTTGCATCCCCCATGAGAACCGCTGCGACCTCAAATACGACTGCCAGGACCACAGCGACGAGGAGGACTGCGACCTCATCACAAAGCCAGTCAACTACAAACAAGATCTTCCCCCAAgaccaaacaaaaaacaaggacTTGGAAGTTTGCCCGTGGGTCTCAAAATCACCATAGAAACGGCAACTATCGAGACGACAAAGATGACCATGCAACTTACATACGACTTGAAGATGCTTTGGTacgacaaccgtctcaccttcCTCAACCTGAAGACCAACGACAGTCTAAACAAGGTGACCCACAGCAGCATGATCACTCTCTGGACGCCCATCATTGGATTCATCAACACGGGTGACCACCAACACACAGTAGTAGACCTGGAAACGTCTCTACACCTACAGCAACTCACACCCTCTAAGGAAAGGGACCCAGGCGCCCCAGGGGAAGTAGACCTATATCCTGGGGGAGAAAATGAACTCGTGTTGTCTAGGAAGTACAACACCATCTTCGTGTGTGACTTCGACCTGTCACTGTATCCTTTCGACTCCCAATACTGCGATATGCACCTCAGGATGCTCGCAGCCTCCAGCAACTACCTTGCGTTCAATGACAACGCCACGTCCGCCGTATACGTCGGGAGCGAGATGCTGCTTGAGTATCACTTGGGCCAGCCCACACTGCTTTACGACAACAGCGGGGAGTACAGCGAGGCCAAGGTTCGCATCCCCCTGGAGCGACGTTCAGGTTACGCCATTCTAAACATCTACACTCCATCTCTCATCCTTCTGGTCATCAGCTACGTTAGCCTTTTCTTCCGCCCGCACATCTTCGAGGTGCGAGTGATGACGACCCTCACGGCCTTGCTCGTCATGGCCACGCTCTTCACACAAGTGTCTGCCTCGCTTCCCAAGACATCCTATTTCAAGATGGTGGATGTCTGGCTTCTCTTTTGTATCGTCATAAGTTTCCTGGTTATCATTTTTCACACCATCATTGACAACTCCCTGGGTGACAAGATCAGCGGTGTAGCAGACAACCCTTCCGTGCCAACCACGATTCAAGTGCAGCCCTTCGGTTCCCCACCAAGCACCCCGCCCAAGATGCTCAGGACCTACGAGAAGATCAGCGTCACCACCGTGGGCTACATCTCCATCGCCCGGTACTCCGTCTTCATTCTCTCAGCCATTTTTAATGTGATCTACTGGAGTTACATCTTCGGCTAAGCGCGGGAGTTTGTGGAACTGCCACGTATCTTAAGCACATGCTCGTCCCCAGTCTTATGATAAACTGAACCCTACATTAAGTTGACTGAAGTGCCCCTTAATATATTCTATACCATTTGTGTGAAAACGTAGCATGCAGAAACATTATTCAAGTTTGTAAGACTAAAATCGCTGATAAAATAATACGATGCAGTTCTTTGTTTtcgtatgcgtgtgtgtgtgtgtgtgtgtctgtgtgtgtaattcaccacggtcgtctgctggtcacccagccagtcttccccaatacggagcgagctcagagctcatagaccgatcttcgggtaggactgagaccacaacacactccacacaccgggaaagggaggccacaacccctcgagttacatcccgtacctatttactgctaggtgaacagaggctacacattaagacgcttgcccatttgcctcgccgcgccgggactcgaacccggccctctcgattgtgagtcgagcgtgctaaccactacactacgcggtgtttcactgtttgatctgctgcagtctctgacgagacagccagacgttaccctacggaacgagctcagagctcattatttccgatcctgggataggcctgagaccaggcacacatcacacaccgggacaacaaggtcacaactcctcgatttacatcccgtacctactcactgctaggtgaacaggggctacacgtgaaaggagacacacccaaatatctccacccggccagggaatggaaccctggtcctctggcttgtgaagccagcgctctaaccactgagctaccgggcgtgtgtgtgtgtgtgtgtgtgtgtgtgtgtgtgtgtgtgtgtgtgtgtgtgtgtgtgtgtgtgtgtgtgtgtgtgtgtgtgtgtgtgtgtgtgtgtgtgtgtgtgtgtgtgtgtgtgtgtgtgtgtgtgtgtgtgtgtgtgtgtgtgtgtgtgtgtgtgtgtgtatatatatatataataatatgtgtgtgtgtgtgtgtgtgtgtgtgtgtgtgtgtgtgtgtgtgtgtgtgtgtgtgtgtgtgtgtgtgtgtgtgtgtgtgtgtgtgtgtgtgtttgtgtgcgtgtgtgtgtgtgtgtgtgtgtgtgtgtgtgtgtgtgtgtgtgtgtgtgtgtgtgtgtgtgtgtgtgtgtgtgtgtgtgtgtgtgtgtgtgtgtgtgtgtgtgtgtgtgtgtgtgtgtgtgtgtgtgtgtgtgtgtgtgtgtgtgtgtgtgtgtgtgtgtgtgtgtgtgtgtgtgtgtgtgtgtgtgtcagtgtgtgtgagtgtgtgtttcactgtttgatctgctgcagtctctgacgagacagccagacgttaccctacggaacgagctcagagctcattatttccgatcttcggataggcctgagaccaggcacacaccacacaccgggacaacaaggtcacaactcctcgatttgcatcccgtacctactcactgctaggtgaacaggggctacccggccggggaatcgaaccccggtcctctggcttgtgaagccagcgctctaaccactgagctaccgggcgtgtgtgtgtgtgtgtgtgtgtgtgtgtgtgtgtatgtgtgtgtgtttgtatgtgtgtgtgtgtgtgtgtgtgtgtgtgtgtgtgtgtgtgtgtgtgtgtgtgtgtgtttgtatgtgtgcgcgcgtgtgtgtttgtatgtgtgcgcgtgtgtgtgtttgtatgtgtgcgtgtgtgtgtgtttgtatatgtgtgtgtgtgtgtgtgtgtgcgtgtgtgtgtttgtatgtgtgcgcgtgtgtgtgtttgtatatgtgtgtgtgtgtgtgtgtgtgtgtgtgtgtgtgtgtgtgtgtgtgtgtgtgtggcatcggGAGGTAGGGTTGTCGGGATAGATGGATGGGCTTCATAACAAGGTATCTTGCTTCAATAAGAAAATACGGTCAATTTTCAATTTCACCCAACCAACTGCTTTTTCGTGTggcttatgtttttgtgttgagacatgttgttttctttttttctttctggtgATTGACCTTCCACATCATTTCCGTCACAAGTGGATAGTTTACAAGTTTTGACTCTTTCCTACTCACGCCTTCCTCTAATCCTCAACGATCTTGTGGAACCTGTGGGAGATCGCGGAGTCTGGGTGGGGAAGCATCCAGTCAACTAATTAACGTACGTTGCAGAAGAGATtgtaaatcaacaaaatcacaaaaaaaaactctgtaaaatacataaataacaacTTTGTCGGCAACGTTGGTGTCGTTAGCCGCTAGCATTGCTCTAACTGCAGTGTTGCCATCTATTCCCTTCTCTGATTTATTTCGTGCACGTagtaaacttttttttgtatcctcttcttttataattaggttaagattaggttacgttacgcTAGGTTACAGGTTCCCCTAGATCGTTGGGGATGAGTGGTATGCATATGTTGAAAGGTGTCATAACAGAAAAGCTATCCATTTgcgaaggaaataatgaacaaTGGTGCTCAAATTGTGTTCAGCGGAATCTCAGAATTTCGTTAAGAACTTTCAAGAGTCCTGTGGCAAAAATTTATATGCGTTTGACGAAAGCTTAATTTTATTTAATATGAATAGGAATGGATAAAATTCAATCTAAAAAGGGATGAAATTATTTAGAAtttaggaaacagagagagagagagagagagagagactatatgtTACTGACAACGTGAATACCACGTTCATTTAAGTCTGCACGCCTTCCAGTCCCAGTATTTTAAACTAGtcatgtgtttcactgtttgatctgctgcagtctctgacgagacgccagatgttatcctacggaacgagctcagagctcattatttccgatcttcggataggcctgagaccaggcacacaccacacaccgggacaacaaggtcacaacttctcgatttacatcccgtacctactcactgctaggtgaacaggggctacacgtgaaaggagacacacccaaatatctccacccggcaagggaatcgaaccccggtcctctggcttgtgaagccagcgctctaaccactgaactaccgggcgagtgtgcgtgtgtgtgtgtgtgtgtgtgtgtgttacgggaAGCATCGGGAAGGTTATAACTCATGATAACGAGGCGTTGACGAACCCTCGCTTCACTCTGCCAGGCTTGCTAAGATCGTTTTTCCTGGATTTCATGTATCAAACTATATCATTCATAGTACGGAAGGCAATTATTCCATTTTAAGGTGTTAGTAAAGTGTTATACTACGTAGCTGCCACGCACGAGTAGTGACGCGCGAACAGCTGTTATTCACCAACTACTGATAACTGGTCAGTCTGTTAACGAGCGTGTGTTAGCGCCACAGGTCTGCACACGTGCCTAAAAGGATGTCCAGCAGTAGACAACACACGCCTAGCACTCTAATTTCATCTCATTTACTTATTGCTTTATCCATTAAAACAACCACCTCGCCCTCATCCATCTAGGCTCACCCTGCACATCCTGCCAGCAAAAGCAACTGTTCAAGTGATCTgctcagtagtagtaatatcagtgGCCTAATTGTCCATATAAAAGAGACGCACTGGATAAGCTTTCTTCAGTGATTGCATTGATTTTCCACGACTCTACATATTACCGACATATAGCTCCTACACCAGCCACACATATTGGCATCCCAGAACCAGAGTCCTTTCATTGCTAGTCCCCCTGCCGTAGATGAATCTCACCCCCAGCATCGTCTACAACAGTCgtttttaatcttttactaCCATACCCGCCTCTAGGAATTTGTCCTTTCCTCCACGCCTCCTTTGCATCTACGAATACAATTCCCtccaaaaattaaaaataagtttttaaccttt
Above is a genomic segment from Portunus trituberculatus isolate SZX2019 chromosome 40, ASM1759143v1, whole genome shotgun sequence containing:
- the LOC123515890 gene encoding uncharacterized protein LOC123515890 → MTQIKGDGGDGDGDDSDVTVRRWYHICFTYNHTDHRYLTYIDGELVYDMTYDVGRQIWGDYARLGQNEELMESYSGALSQVNVWDYPLSQGFVQEMAHCIEDHQGNYISWEGGWTLNNITEYYVSLSHFCNHTQDTIYFWFPARPRQFAFYICEALGTHLPLPKTMEEVHFWFNLSANTWPDEKMRCRDNFWTALIDIEEENTWVTHYDNAPALQVAWKDGEPNGIFYENCVKIEPIGLADINCVTNIRCSICEFKQLQIFSFLGTCEQELRNIHFIAYQEEMGGLLFKGYGEYHIRKEGNEWVWVNVVKNKTLAKLDANAPMGMPMGRRVWHLETKVCDQMDGPRTLALTPCEDGSYTCNDATCIPHENRCDLKYDCQDHSDEEDCDLITKPVNYKQDLPPRPNKKQGLGSLPVGLKITIETATIETTKMTMQLTYDLKMLWYDNRLTFLNLKTNDSLNKVTHSSMITLWTPIIGFINTGDHQHTVVDLETSLHLQQLTPSKERDPGAPGEVDLYPGGENELVLSRKYNTIFVCDFDLSLYPFDSQYCDMHLRMLAASSNYLAFNDNATSAVYVGSEMLLEYHLGQPTLLYDNSGEYSEAKVRIPLERRSGYAILNIYTPSLILLVISYVSLFFRPHIFEVRVMTTLTALLVMATLFTQVSASLPKTSYFKMVDVWLLFCIVISFLVIIFHTIIDNSLGDKISGVADNPSVPTTIQVQPFGSPPSTPPKMLRTYEKISVTTVGYISIARYSVFILSAIFNVIYWSYIFG